The Microbacterium forte sequence ATGAAGTAGTGCTGTGCGACGAGCGCGATGTAGTCCTCACGCGAGCCTTCGCCCTTGAGCAGGTCGGACATGAAGCCCGCCCCCTCGCTGCGCGAGTGCGAACCGGAGGAGCGCTCACGGAGGGCTGCGGAGAAGGAGAGGATCTCGGACATGTGCCCAGTGTAAGGGTTGCCTAACCTGGAGCGATAGCCCGATATCTCAGAGCGTCATGCGTGCGGACGCGGCTCGACCCCGAGCTTCTCGCACGCGAGATCGTAGAGTGCGACGACCTCGCGGCGCACAGCCGGGCGCTCGGTGATCGAGCCCGAGGGCCACGCGATGCGCAGCTCGGAGGCGACCCCCGAGCGGGTGACCTTCCAGACGCCGCCGTCGCCATCGAGGTCCGTCATCACGGCATCCGTGATCTCGTCGTCCTCGACGGCCGAGAAGGCGCGCGTGATGAGCAGATTGTCGTCGGTGTGGTCGCCGTTCATGTGGCGCAGGATGGCGGAGACGACGTCGGCCTCGAAGATGTGGGGCATGCTGATCACCCTAAAGGGGCCCCGGCGATGCCTTCTTTCAGGAACGGCGTTCTAGACTCGGGAGACACGTCTTCCGGGGGTCCCCTTTCATGCAGCTTCTCTCGTCGCGCACGTTCCGCGCAGCAGCGGCCGGCGTCGCCGCGCTCGGACTCTTCCTCACCGGTTGCACCGCCGAGCCGGAGTTCAGTTACGAGCCGCCGTCTCAGGTCGAGGGCGCACTGCCCGACGACACCGTCGCCGCCATGGAGGCGGCCGTCGCCAACGCGCTCGCCGCGTCGGGGGCGTCGGGCGCTGTCGTGGGCGTCTGGGCTCCCTGGAGCGGCAGCTGGGTCACCGGCGTCGGCACGCAGGGCCCCGGCTCCGATGAGGAGATCAGCACCGACATGGCCTTCCGTGTCGCGGACATGACCCGGCTCATGACGTGCGACGTGCTCTACGGCCTCGCAGACGAGGGCGTGGTCGAACTCGACGACCTCGTGCCGGAGTACGTCTCGGGCGTCGCCGACATGAAGGACATCACGCTCCTCGATCTGTGCAACAGCACGAGCGGGGTCGGCTCGTCCGAGGCCACCGCGCAGGCCTCGTGGTTCACCACCCCCGAGCGCGTGTGGGCGCCGCTCGAGCTCGCCTCCTACGGCCTCGGCGCCCCGCGCGCGACGCCGAAGACGACATACACGAACTCGGACGCCGGCTACCTGCTGCTCGGCCTCGCCCTCGAGCGCGCGTCGGGCCTCACGGCATCCGAGCTGATCGCCGAGTACGTGACCGAGCCGCTCGGTCTCGCCGCCACGTCGCTGCCCTCGCCGGCCGCGGCTGCGCCCTCGACCGGTCCGGTCATGAACGGGCACTACCTGACGCCCGTCGAAGGCGGATACGACTGCGCGGCTCCGACCGACATCACCACGCTGTCGTCGAGCACCGGCTACACCGACTCCGGCGTCGTGTCGACGATCGATGACCTCGGCCGCTACGCCCAGGCCGAGGCCGCACAGAAGCTGCGGACGAAGGATGAGCCGAATCGCTTCGGATCCCCGTTGCCGCAGAGCCCCGAGGCGCCCTCGTGGTTCCAGGCCACCGGAGGAGCCCTGCTCGTCGGCTCGATGATCGGACAGTCGGGGTGGACCCCCGGGTACCAGACGTCGGCGTTCTCCGACCCCGAGAGCGGCTTCACGGTCGCGGTGTCGCTCAACGACTCGACGACCGGCGGGCTGACCGCGATGTTCCTGGCATGGGAGCTGGCCGCGATCGCATCGAAGGCTCCCGCAGCCGCAGGCGAGACGGCCCCCGAGTTCGGGCTGCCGTTCACGGCCGAGCAGTACCACCAGGAGATCACCGATTCCGCGATCGCCTGCGTCGCACCGCCCGCCGGCTGATCTCGGAGGCGCACGACCGCTCCGCGGCCCCGATCGAGGGAGGAACGCCGATGGCGATCATCGACAACGCGATCTATGTCGACGGCATCCGCACCCAGAATCCGCGGAGCCTCAGCGAGACCTTCGAGGTGCTGCGCGAACGCGGGGGCATGAGCTGGATCGGCCTGTATCGGCCGAGCGAGGCCGAGATCCGCGAGGTGGCCGACGAGTTCGGCATCCACGCGCTCGTCGTCGAAGATGCCCTCTCGGGTCACCAGCGCTCGAAGCTCGAGCGCTACGGCGAGGTGCTGTTCATGGTGCTCCGCTCCGCCCGGTATCTGGATGAGGCGGAGGAGGTCGAGTTCGGGGAGATCCACGTGCTCGTGGGGCCGGACTTCGTGGTCACCATCCGCCACGCGGAGTCGCCTGACCTCGGGCGCGTTCGGCGCCGCCTCGAAGACGACCCGGGGCTGCTGAAGCTCGGCCCTGAGGCCGTGCTCTATGCGATCCTCGACGAGGTCGTCGACGAGTACGCACCGGTGCTGGCCGGCCTCGAGAACGACATCGACGAGATCGAGAGCCAGCTCTTCGAAGACGGGGTGGACGCCACGCAGCGCATCTACGAGCTCGGTCGCGAGGTGATCGACTTCCAGCGTGCGGTGCAGCCTCTGGCGGGGATGCTCGACTCGCTGCTGCGGGGGTCGGCGAAGTACCAGGTCGACGAGGAGCTGCAGCGGTATCTCCGCGACGTGCTCGACCACACCCTGCGCGTGTCGGAGCGCGCGAACACTTTCCGCACGGTGCTCGACAGCGCCCTGACCGTCGAGTCGACGATCGTGGCGCGGCGGCAGAACGAGGAGATGCGGCGGATGACCGAGCTGAGCATCCGTCAGAACGACGAGGTGAAGAAGATCTCGGGCTGGGCGGCGATCCTCTTCGCGCCGACTCTCGTCGGCACGGTCTACGGCATGAACTTCGACCACATGCCCGAGCTGCACTGGACGCTCGGCTACCCGATGGCGATCGCGCTCATGGTGGGGATGG is a genomic window containing:
- a CDS encoding DUF2470 domain-containing protein, producing MPHIFEADVVSAILRHMNGDHTDDNLLITRAFSAVEDDEITDAVMTDLDGDGGVWKVTRSGVASELRIAWPSGSITERPAVRREVVALYDLACEKLGVEPRPHA
- a CDS encoding serine hydrolase domain-containing protein, which codes for MQLLSSRTFRAAAAGVAALGLFLTGCTAEPEFSYEPPSQVEGALPDDTVAAMEAAVANALAASGASGAVVGVWAPWSGSWVTGVGTQGPGSDEEISTDMAFRVADMTRLMTCDVLYGLADEGVVELDDLVPEYVSGVADMKDITLLDLCNSTSGVGSSEATAQASWFTTPERVWAPLELASYGLGAPRATPKTTYTNSDAGYLLLGLALERASGLTASELIAEYVTEPLGLAATSLPSPAAAAPSTGPVMNGHYLTPVEGGYDCAAPTDITTLSSSTGYTDSGVVSTIDDLGRYAQAEAAQKLRTKDEPNRFGSPLPQSPEAPSWFQATGGALLVGSMIGQSGWTPGYQTSAFSDPESGFTVAVSLNDSTTGGLTAMFLAWELAAIASKAPAAAGETAPEFGLPFTAEQYHQEITDSAIACVAPPAG
- the corA gene encoding magnesium/cobalt transporter CorA, which produces MAIIDNAIYVDGIRTQNPRSLSETFEVLRERGGMSWIGLYRPSEAEIREVADEFGIHALVVEDALSGHQRSKLERYGEVLFMVLRSARYLDEAEEVEFGEIHVLVGPDFVVTIRHAESPDLGRVRRRLEDDPGLLKLGPEAVLYAILDEVVDEYAPVLAGLENDIDEIESQLFEDGVDATQRIYELGREVIDFQRAVQPLAGMLDSLLRGSAKYQVDEELQRYLRDVLDHTLRVSERANTFRTVLDSALTVESTIVARRQNEEMRRMTELSIRQNDEVKKISGWAAILFAPTLVGTVYGMNFDHMPELHWTLGYPMAIALMVGMGVGLYWAFKRKGWL